The following is a genomic window from Clostridium fungisolvens.
GCGAGCATGGAAGGATATTATGGAAGGCTTCAAAGCAAGAAGGGCTATGGTAATGTATGCTTCATTACTAACAGGAAAACCAGTTGATGTAAGCAATGGTGTTATAACTATAGAATATGAAGAGCAGTATGCATTTAATAAAGTTAGATTGGAAAAAATGGAAGTAAGAAGTACTGTAGACGATGTGTTTTCTGAGATATTAAAGGATAAAGTGAGAGTTATATATAAGGTTAACAAAGGTGAGGAAGAAACTAAAGACACAGAGGAGATATTAGTTGATATATTAGGAGAAGACATTCTTGAGATATTAGATGAATAATATAATTGATAATATTTGAGTATGCAAAGAAATATAAATAAAAATTAATTTATATACCTATAAACAATTAGAGATTTTACACATAATATTAACTATGAGGATATAGTATTGAATAAAAAAATACTATATAATATATACAGACTAAATGTGAGGAGGAATATCAAATGGCAAAAGGTGGATTTCCAGGAGGCTTCGGCGGAGGAAATATGAATAATCTTATGAAGCAAGCACAAAAGCTTCAAAAAGATATGGAAGATATGCAAAAAGAACTTGAAAACAAAGAATTCGAAGCTTCAGTAGGCGGCGGAGCAGTTGTTGTAAAAGTTAACGGGAAGAAAGAAATAAAGAGCATAAATATAAAACCTGAAGTTATTGATCCAGATGATGCTGAAATGCTTGAAGAT
Proteins encoded in this region:
- a CDS encoding YbaB/EbfC family nucleoid-associated protein, coding for MAKGGFPGGFGGGNMNNLMKQAQKLQKDMEDMQKELENKEFEASVGGGAVVVKVNGKKEIKSINIKPEVIDPDDAEMLEDLVLSAVNEALRKAEDETANKMGKLTGGLNMPGLF